GTTGGCCTGAGACAATGCATTCGGGGTCGTCGATCACCCAGTGGCAGTCGATCTCGCGTCCGATGACGACGTCGGTTTCACCGAGCGGTAGCTCGGTCTGGAGTTGCGCTTGGGGCGCGTGGGTCAGGGTGAGCAACAGCGTCATGGGCCAGCCTCGCGGAATGTGGTGCGCACGGCGCGCAGGCACAGATCATCTGCCGGTGCCGCGTCTATGCGCCCCAGCCAGGCGTCGCGTCCTAGTCCAACCTGGCCAAGCCGCGCGGGTGGCACGTCTTCCCCCGCAAGCACCAGGCGCACATCTGCATCGGGACCGCCTCCTATGAGCCGTGAGAGGGCGCGTCTGAGACGATCAAACCGCACCGATCCGGGCAAGAACTGTCGATATTCGCTGAGCTTCATGGGCCCAAGGGTCACTTCAATCCTGTTTTGACGCATGTAGATGCGCGCGCCGGCCACGGTATCGACCCCAAGCCGCCCGCCGACCGGGTGCGCGAGCCGCGATTGCAGGCGGGGCGGCAGGTCCATCCAATTTCCCACAAATTCGCGCACGGTCACGGGCACACCAAAGAGATGCTGCAATCCTGAGGCTAGTTTGCCGGGCCAGGTCTGTTCCTGCGCCATCGAGGTGGCTTGCGTCAGGCACATGGCATCAATGTGCGGATCTCCAGTCCGTCCCTCCGGCAGGCCGAGGCCGGAAATCGCACGCCCCATGCTACCGACTACGCCGGTGCCACCCCGGTCGGCGTCCACCTCTGCGCGGGTGTCGGCCCAGGCGCGGTAGAATAAGCCGATCATACGATGCTGCAGCATGTTGCAGAAATCGAGAAAGCCGGTATCAGCTACAATGTCGCCTGTTTCCTCGTCATACCAGCGGTCGGATTGACGACGTTGCATCCACCAACTCAGGTGCAGCGGCATTGGACCTTCGGGCCCAAAGAGACCAAAGGCGTTCACCGTCAACACCGCGGGCCTCTTCCCGCGCGCGGGTCGCAGATTGTCTATGTCGCCCTTGGCAAAACCTGTCCGCAGGGCCTGGGCCAGGCGGGCGGGCTCGTCGGCCCTATCCCGCGTGCGCCCGTAAACGGCCTTGCCGTCTTCGAGTTGCCGCAGCGCCTGAAAAAAGCTGGTGCCAATGGGCAGGTCTGGAAGATCGTCGTTCATATCGTGCGGCGCACTCCTGGACGCATTGGCCATGCCACGCTTTCGCCGGAGCGGGCGAGAGTTGTGGTGCAGCGCACAAAAGCATTAAGCCCGGCGTAGCGAGAGAAAACCTGGCCCAGCAACGCGCCGAGCAGGAACCGGGACTGGCCCACAAAGACCTGATCGTCGAAGTCGCAGGTCACGTCGGTTACGGTGCCGAAACAGATAGGCCCGTCCAGCGGCAAGCGCTCGGGCGTTTCAGCGGACTGCACGGCAATCAGAGCGCGGGCGTGATCGCGCAGGGTTGAGTCCCCCCGATCCGCATAAATTTGCAGCAGCCCCCGGAGGGGCACTGAGCCTTCGCCTTCCTCGGCCAGAGAGAGAAAGTTCAAAGACAGATGTGCCACCAGGCGCCAGGAGATGTCTTCTAGGACAGTTTCGCTGGCCGCGTTGCGAAGAAGACCTGATTTCAGGGCGGGTATGGGGCGTTTAAGGGCGGAGAGCAGCCGGATCTTGCCCACGGGAAGGCCGCTTTGCGAGGTGAGATTGGGCCGAGGCTCGAGAATGGGCAGATCGCGATTGCTGCACAGCGCCCGAATATCCAATCGGCGCACGCGCCGCCGTGCCTCGCCCATGCGCCGTTGCGACAGGCTGATGCGCACCTCGTCGCCGTTGTAGGTGGATCTGTATTTGCCCTGCGCCTTCTCGCCGGGACCCGGTCTGCGGGGCTGGCGCTCGATCGCGTAGACCGGGCCATCGGCGGCCAGGGCCCCGACAGAGGCTGCGTTGGAGATATGGGTCTCGTCGCCATCGTCGCGTTCGAGGTCCTTGACCGACACAAGGGCATAGATTTCGTAATCGCGCGGGCGGGCCTTGTCGGCAAAAACCACCTTTCCGTTGCCGCGGGTGTCCACATCCACCGTGCTGCACTCACGCTCGAAGAGATTGACGATTGGCGTGGAGAACAGGAGCATGTTGCGCGGCTTGACTGCTGCAATCTGGGGAACCGGGCGGGCGAGAGGAATGAAGATTTCAAGCGTCTGACCTTCGGCGGTTGCACCGCGTATCGCGGGGCCGAGGCCGTCAAGCGTCATGTTGTGAAATCGCTCGGGCAGCACGAAGTATTCGCGCAGCAGCCGGTACCCTTCAAAGCCCGCGCGGGTGCGGGGAAACAGGCTGTCGCAATCGTCGATCCCCTGCATTCCCGCTTTGTCCAGCCGCGTGATCGGACCGTTCCGGGGCCGGGCCAAGGCCCCGCTGCCGTGCCCATGGACCGCGTCAAAGAGCGCACCAGCCATCGGTGCACCCTCGAATGTGAAGGTCAGGGCATCAAGGCTCAGCGCGGCGAGCGGATCTGCGCCCGCCGGCGCAATTTCGATCCTGAGCGCTGCCTCGGCGGTGCCAATCTCGGCGTCGGTCAGCCCGGCCGCTTCCAGGGTGCTTCGGTTGGCGAGGTAGTCGGTGGCCCGGACCTGGATGGGCCAAAGGTGGACGTCCTGCGCGGTTGTATACGTGGCCCGCGTCTGGATGTCGTCCTGAGGGTCGGTGATCAGACGCGTCCCGCGGGAGACGTGGTAGCCGTCGAACATGCCCATCACCTGGTCGCCTGGTTCCATGACGATGCGCCCCACCGACGGCGTCGGCGCCGCGAGGTCGGGATAGAGCATCTCGAGAATATCGCGGCTCAACCGCGCCTGTTCGGTGTCGATCTTCAGCCGCGTTCGCGCGGCGAGAAAAGCCACACCCTCAAGCAGACGCTCGACATAAGGGTCGGGACAGGGGGTTTCCTTGAGCGACAGGTGCCGGGCGATCTGTCCGTTCATGTCGGCAAAATCGGCGGCGAGGTGCCGCAAATAGGTCAGATCATCGTTGTAGTATTCGAGAAACAGGCGATCCATCAGGCGTCATCCATACGCGCCGAGGTCTTGGCTGTGTTGAAATCGATCTCCGCAATCAGGCTCAGATGCTCGGGCGCGGGGGATAGGCGCACTTCGCCACTGATTAAAACCTCGACCCCTGAGCGCGTTGCGGTCCGTCTGGGGCGGCGCACTTCAACCCGCAACTTGTCCGGCGCGAGGCGTGGCTCGAACGTTAAGAGCGCGTCGCGCAGTTCCTTTTCCATCTGGTTCAGGTCCAGCGACCGGCGGTGCCGCCCGACCAGCGGCACGATGCCGTAGTTCACCACACTCGTCTGGACTTCGGGAAAGTCCGAGAGGTCGCGCACAAGGTCCGGGCGATTGCGCATTTCCTCTTCTGTGAGTGCCAGTTTGCAGTCATAGCGGGCCGTGTTCATCAGCGCCTCGATATCGCGCCGGACCGCTTCGACGACATTTCGCACGGATACCACGATCCCGGTGCGTTCCAGAACCCGCATTTTGCGTTCCGCCTCGCCGAGTGCCTTGAGATGGCGTTGCTGGTCCTTGGACAGGACGGCCGTTTCCGAGAAAGGCGCAGAGCCTGACAACAGGCGTTTGAGCTTGTTTTGCCCAATTTCGGTTTCGAGCTCAGCCTGCAGGTTGCGGACCTCAAGGCCAAGTCCGGGCAGATCATTCTTGAGACGATCCCAAAGCGTCGGCTGCGCCGCCGCTTCGGTCGCTTCGAGCCCCGTGTCAGAGCTTTGCGGGTCAGGCATCTAGCATCACGGCCGGTTGTTGGGATCGAGGAAGTGCTCGAACTCCAGGGACTCGCCTTCTTTCGGGCTGCGTTTCGGTGCAGTGTAGGTATAAAGAATGCTTTCTGCCGTGAGCGCAACGCGCTCGACAACCCGTGTCGGGCTATCGGGGCTGCCGTCGTTCATCTGGCTGAACTCCACGACCTTCACCACGTTCATATCGAGCGTCAAGTAGTCAACTTCCTCTTCTTCATCTTCGAAGGAAAGCATGATCTTTGCGGTGTCAAAGGTCATGTTCAGCGACAACGCCTTCATGATGTTGATCGATGCGAGACAGTTGTACTTGATGAGCGTCACATCATGGGTCAGAACCTGGCCCGTGACCGCATCGCCCTGAGCCTGGCGCTCGCGCTTGCGTGTCATTCCCGAGCCATATCCGATGATGGTGAACATATCTTCGCGGTCGCTGCCCCGCGCCTCTCCCGGAACATCTCCCGGGTCGCCCAGCTGGGCGTATCCTACAATTGGCATGATCTACGTCCTTCCCGATAATTTACATTGAGCCGTCACCCACGTTTTGACGGCAGGGTCGAAACAAGGCTGAGTTTTGATTTCAGGCCTTCTAGAAAAAAGAGCGGTCGGAGTGAAAATTTCGCGTCGTAATAGCCAGGGCGCCCTTCTACGCTGGAAACCTCGACCTCGGCTTCGGCGAGAGGCGCACGGGCCTTTTCGGCGTCGGTGGCCAAGGGGGGTGCCACGTAAAGGCTGATCCACTTCTGCAGAAACTCCTGCATGTCGGAGCGTTCCTTGAAGGTGCCCACCTTGTCGCGTGCGATAGCCTTGAGGTAGTGCGCAAACCGGGTCACGGGCATAAGGTACGCGATATTTGCGGACAGCCTGATATTTGAGGCCGCTTCCATGTCTGCGTACTGCCCGGCCAGCTTTTCTGCGTTCTGCAGGGACATTATCCCGAGAAATGCGGCGTTGTCGGTGTGTTTTCGATGCAGAAGCGGGATCATGCCCAAGGCGGACAGTTCGCCCTCGCGCTCGTCGTCGATGGCCACCTCGGTGGGGCATTTCATGCCGATACCGCCGTCATCGGTCGAAAAGGCGTGCACCGGAAGATCGATAACCGTGCCACCGCCTTCGACGCCGCGGATCTGAGTTGCGAAGCCATTTTCGTTTTGGCTGCGGTTGATGTTCACGCCCAAGGCATAGGCCGCATTCATCCAAACGTAATTCTCGTGCTGGCCCTCGATCTCTTCGTTGAAGCGGAAGCCTTTGACACGCCCGTCTTCCTCCGAATACGGCAGGCGGCTCAAAACACGCGGCATAGTTAGGCCGATGTACTTGGCCTCGTCCTTTTCGCGGAAGCCATTCCATGTTGCATATGCCGCGTTCGAGACGATTTTCTCCAGATC
This genomic interval from Paracoccaceae bacterium contains the following:
- a CDS encoding type VI secretion system tube protein Hcp — protein: MPIVGYAQLGDPGDVPGEARGSDREDMFTIIGYGSGMTRKRERQAQGDAVTGQVLTHDVTLIKYNCLASINIMKALSLNMTFDTAKIMLSFEDEEEEVDYLTLDMNVVKVVEFSQMNDGSPDSPTRVVERVALTAESILYTYTAPKRSPKEGESLEFEHFLDPNNRP
- the tssC gene encoding type VI secretion system contractile sheath large subunit; the protein is MADDAKLEEQAGGAEQTLDFSEYTGQLEEAFRLDDAEKASFQKMLGTLARLAMDESGKSAVSSNAKKAVKELIAGIDTLLTAQMNEVLHAPEITRLEGAWRGLNYLVKNTSTSEKLKIRVMSIKKEELGETLADFEGENEYMTSPIFRKLYTEEYSQFGGEPYGCILGDYEFDHNATDVQLLRNMAKVSASAHAPFFAAAGPKLFRMNTWEELPNPQDLEKIVSNAAYATWNGFREKDEAKYIGLTMPRVLSRLPYSEEDGRVKGFRFNEEIEGQHENYVWMNAAYALGVNINRSQNENGFATQIRGVEGGGTVIDLPVHAFSTDDGGIGMKCPTEVAIDDEREGELSALGMIPLLHRKHTDNAAFLGIMSLQNAEKLAGQYADMEAASNIRLSANIAYLMPVTRFAHYLKAIARDKVGTFKERSDMQEFLQKWISLYVAPPLATDAEKARAPLAEAEVEVSSVEGRPGYYDAKFSLRPLFFLEGLKSKLSLVSTLPSKRG
- a CDS encoding GPW/gp25 family protein yields the protein MPDPQSSDTGLEATEAAAQPTLWDRLKNDLPGLGLEVRNLQAELETEIGQNKLKRLLSGSAPFSETAVLSKDQQRHLKALGEAERKMRVLERTGIVVSVRNVVEAVRRDIEALMNTARYDCKLALTEEEMRNRPDLVRDLSDFPEVQTSVVNYGIVPLVGRHRRSLDLNQMEKELRDALLTFEPRLAPDKLRVEVRRPRRTATRSGVEVLISGEVRLSPAPEHLSLIAEIDFNTAKTSARMDDA
- the tssG gene encoding type VI secretion system baseplate subunit TssG, with the protein product MNDDLPDLPIGTSFFQALRQLEDGKAVYGRTRDRADEPARLAQALRTGFAKGDIDNLRPARGKRPAVLTVNAFGLFGPEGPMPLHLSWWMQRRQSDRWYDEETGDIVADTGFLDFCNMLQHRMIGLFYRAWADTRAEVDADRGGTGVVGSMGRAISGLGLPEGRTGDPHIDAMCLTQATSMAQEQTWPGKLASGLQHLFGVPVTVREFVGNWMDLPPRLQSRLAHPVGGRLGVDTVAGARIYMRQNRIEVTLGPMKLSEYRQFLPGSVRFDRLRRALSRLIGGGPDADVRLVLAGEDVPPARLGQVGLGRDAWLGRIDAAPADDLCLRAVRTTFREAGP
- the tssF gene encoding type VI secretion system baseplate subunit TssF, with translation MDRLFLEYYNDDLTYLRHLAADFADMNGQIARHLSLKETPCPDPYVERLLEGVAFLAARTRLKIDTEQARLSRDILEMLYPDLAAPTPSVGRIVMEPGDQVMGMFDGYHVSRGTRLITDPQDDIQTRATYTTAQDVHLWPIQVRATDYLANRSTLEAAGLTDAEIGTAEAALRIEIAPAGADPLAALSLDALTFTFEGAPMAGALFDAVHGHGSGALARPRNGPITRLDKAGMQGIDDCDSLFPRTRAGFEGYRLLREYFVLPERFHNMTLDGLGPAIRGATAEGQTLEIFIPLARPVPQIAAVKPRNMLLFSTPIVNLFERECSTVDVDTRGNGKVVFADKARPRDYEIYALVSVKDLERDDGDETHISNAASVGALAADGPVYAIERQPRRPGPGEKAQGKYRSTYNGDEVRISLSQRRMGEARRRVRRLDIRALCSNRDLPILEPRPNLTSQSGLPVGKIRLLSALKRPIPALKSGLLRNAASETVLEDISWRLVAHLSLNFLSLAEEGEGSVPLRGLLQIYADRGDSTLRDHARALIAVQSAETPERLPLDGPICFGTVTDVTCDFDDQVFVGQSRFLLGALLGQVFSRYAGLNAFVRCTTTLARSGESVAWPMRPGVRRTI